The following proteins are co-located in the Enoplosus armatus isolate fEnoArm2 chromosome 10, fEnoArm2.hap1, whole genome shotgun sequence genome:
- the LOC139291693 gene encoding C-X-C motif chemokine 6-like: protein MSNIMKVLLLLAVMVCISKAQLYEPGQQCLCRRVRGRMAPRSEVKDIQLYKATIFCNKVEIVVTLNSGFRYCLNPTLKGVKNLLAKIM, encoded by the exons ATGTCCAACATCATGAAAGTGCTTCTGCTCCTGGCTGTCATGGTCTGCATCTCCAAAGCTCAAC TCTACGAACCAGGACAGCAGTGTCTGTGTCGACGTGTCAGGGGGAGAATGGCCCCCAGGTCTGAAGTGAAGGACATCCAGCTCTACAAAGCAACCATCTTCTGCAACAAAGTGGAGATTGT TGTCACCCTGAACAGCGGCTTTCGCTACTGCCTGAACCCCACCTTGAAGGGAGTGAAAAACCTCCTGGCCAAGATCATGTGA